The following nucleotide sequence is from Lacinutrix sp. Hel_I_90.
GTTCTAAAAGTAGTTATACCAGTTACAAAGTGGTCGATAAAGCAACAGGGGAAATAATACCTATAAATTTAGAACATTATTTAACCAGAAAACAAATAAGACTAGCTAGTACAAAGCCCGATGTTATTTGGCAATTTGCTCAGTATTTAAAGGAAGACTTTAAAAAGAAAGATAAGGATATACAGGTGTTTGTTAATGCCAACGTGAGTGTTAATAATAAACCTCATCACCAACTTATTGATCCCAAAGTAGACCTGGCAAATGTAGAATGGAACGTTTTTAAACACAACGATTGGATACGCCCTTCAAAATAGACATGTTTTTTATTTTAAAGCATACGAAATCTTACTACTTTTACCACTTAAAATCGAAGTTTCAGTTTGCGCTAAGGATAGAAGTCCTTCGACTGTGTTCAGTACAAGCTTATCTTTTTTTCTTTTTCCATAAAAAGATACAGCATATAACCTGACCTTTAGTTAGCGCACAAAATAAAATTTATGTTACAAGTACCCTTTATTAGAGAAAACAAAGCCGCAGTAATCGCTGGTTTGGCTAGAAGAAATTTTGATGCTACCACCATTGTAAACGAAGTGCTAGTAGTAGACGACTCGCGTCGCACACTGCAAACTGACTTAGACAACACCAAAGCAGAATTGAACGCGCTCTCTAAAGAAATAGGTGACTTGTATAAAGCTGGAAAAGCCCAGGAGGCCAATGCCTTAAAAGAAAAGACAACTGCTTTAAAAGACAGTGATAAAGTTTTAAAAGAACAATTGCAAGTCAAGGAAGACGATTTGAAACAATTATTATATAAAATACCCAACGTACCGCACCCCTCTGTTCCTGCTGGAAATAACGAGGCAGACAACGAGGAGATTTTTAATGAAGGAGAAGTGCCTAAACTTTATGAAGGTGCTGAACCGCATTGGGAACTGGCAAAAAAATATGATATTATTGATTTTGAATTGGGTAATAAAATTTCTGGTGCTGGTTTCCCTGTTTATAAAGGTAAGGGCGCTCGTTTACAGCGGGCTTTAATCGCTTATTTTTTAGATAAGAATACAGCTGCTGGCTATACGGAATACCAGTTACCACTTTTAGTAAATGAAGCTTCTTGCTATGGCACAGGCCAACTACCAGATAAAGAAGGACAAATGTATCATGACTCTCGTGACGATTTATATTTAATTCCTACTGCTGAAGTCCCTGGAACCAACGTTTTTAGAGATGTACTACTGGCTGAAAGTGATTTCCCCATTAGCATCACTGGCTATACGCCTTGTTTTAGGCGTGAAGCCGGAAGTTATGGCGCACACGTTCGTGGCTTAAACAGACTTCATCAATTTGATAAAGTTGAAATTATTCGTGTTGAGCATCCTGAGAATTCTTATGAAGCGTTTGATGGCATGATTGAACATGTAAAAGGGATTTTACGCGAATTAAAACTGCCCTATCGCATTTTACGTTTATGTGGTGGAGATACCGGTTTTCCTTCTGCTATGACCTATGATTTCGAAGTGTTTTCTACAGCTCAAGATCGCTGGCTGGAAATTTCTAGCGTGTCGAATTTTGAATCTTACCAAGCCAATCGCTTGCGCTTACGTTTTAAAAATAGCGCCGGTAAAAATGAACTCGCGCATACCTTAAATGGTAGCTCGCTTGCCTTACCTCGTGTACTTGCCGGTATTTTAGAAAACTACCAAACAGAAAAAGGAATTGTTATTCCAGAGGTTTTAGTACCCTATACGGGCTTTTCAATAATTGACTAATTTTCTACTGAATTTTGCTCAAATTATTGGTTTTCATCGATAAAGTGTTAAAAAAACACGTTGTTTGACGATTTTTTATTGTTTTCTTTTGTTATTTGGTTATTTATTCTCACTTTTAAATCCCCAAGTTTTAAAATACATAACCATGAAAAACATTAAACGCCTATTCCTACTTGCTACCCTTATTATTATTGCAATAGTTGTTTTTGAGTCTGACTTCAAAGCCTTTAAAGCAGAAAATAATACCATAGTTTTAGTAAATCACGAATAATACGACTTTAGTTTAAAGATAAGCCTTAATCGAGTAATTGAATCATTTTAAATATTATGATTAATAGCACATTTATTTAGATTGGCTAGTGCCTGAATTTATTTTCAGGCATTTTTTTTGAATTTTCTATTTTTATTTCGTAAGAAAAATGAGGTGCTTTTATTCTAAAACAACAACTAAAAACAAGAGATTAGCATCATTACTCGTTCTATTTCGATGAAATAGATAGCAAAAAAGAGCGTTTTATTACTGTCCACTTAATTGTTAAGTGGTATGACATTTGCTATATTTACACTTATGATAAAGATGCGTTTTTTATTACTGTTTTTCATTCTATTCAGCTTTACTTCGTTTGCTCAGGACGATGATTTTGTAGCGAAAGAATATTTTCAAAATGGTGCCTTTGAAAAAGCTTTAGTCCTTTATAAAAAGCTCTACTCTAAAAATAGTAAAAACCGTAATTACCTGTTACAACTCGTTAAAACGCATCAGCAATTAGAACAGTATGCCGAGGCACAACTTTTATTGGAGGAAGAATTAGCACGTTATCCCTATCCACCACTATATATTGAATTAGGGTATAACTATGCCGTACAAAAAGATACAATCTCTGCAAAAATAAACTATGATAAAGCCATTGATTTTATAGATGAAAAACCAAATTTCGCCTATGCGGTTGGTATTGCTTTTGAAAACTTATCATTGCTCGATCAAGCGATTACAACCTATGAAAAAGCGATGCGTTTAAACCCTGAGCTCAATTTTAATATGCGTTTAGCGCGTATTTATGGTGAGAAAGGTGATGTAGAAAATATGTTTAATAGCTATTTGGAATTTTCTGAAAGCAATGAGTCCTACATTAATACCATAAAACGTGAGTTTAGTACTTTTATTGGCGAGAGTGACGAAAATGAAAACAATGCTATTTTAAGAAAAATGCTGCTTAAGAAAATTCAAACGGCTCCTAATCTATTATGGAATGAATTACTAAGTTGGCTTTTTATACAGCAAAAAGACTACAAAAAAGCATTTGTTCAGGAAAAAGCCATTTTTAAACGTCAGTTAGAAAGTCTGGATCGTATTGAAGAACTAGCAAACATAGCCTATAACCAAAATCAAAATGACATTGCAACCTCTGTTTTTCAATTCATAATCGAAAACACTCAAGACATCGACGATAAAATTCGGGCGCATTACAATATTATAACTATTGAAACTAAAAAAGCAACAACTAAGGACTATGTGGCACTCAATGAAAAATATTTAAGTCTTCTGGATCTTTATGGCAGAAACAGACGTACCTTAGATTTACAAATTGCTTATGCTCATTTTTTGGCCTTCAATCTTAATAGAATAGAAGAAGCCAT
It contains:
- the serS gene encoding serine--tRNA ligase, producing the protein MLQVPFIRENKAAVIAGLARRNFDATTIVNEVLVVDDSRRTLQTDLDNTKAELNALSKEIGDLYKAGKAQEANALKEKTTALKDSDKVLKEQLQVKEDDLKQLLYKIPNVPHPSVPAGNNEADNEEIFNEGEVPKLYEGAEPHWELAKKYDIIDFELGNKISGAGFPVYKGKGARLQRALIAYFLDKNTAAGYTEYQLPLLVNEASCYGTGQLPDKEGQMYHDSRDDLYLIPTAEVPGTNVFRDVLLAESDFPISITGYTPCFRREAGSYGAHVRGLNRLHQFDKVEIIRVEHPENSYEAFDGMIEHVKGILRELKLPYRILRLCGGDTGFPSAMTYDFEVFSTAQDRWLEISSVSNFESYQANRLRLRFKNSAGKNELAHTLNGSSLALPRVLAGILENYQTEKGIVIPEVLVPYTGFSIID
- a CDS encoding tetratricopeptide repeat protein, which encodes MRFLLLFFILFSFTSFAQDDDFVAKEYFQNGAFEKALVLYKKLYSKNSKNRNYLLQLVKTHQQLEQYAEAQLLLEEELARYPYPPLYIELGYNYAVQKDTISAKINYDKAIDFIDEKPNFAYAVGIAFENLSLLDQAITTYEKAMRLNPELNFNMRLARIYGEKGDVENMFNSYLEFSESNESYINTIKREFSTFIGESDENENNAILRKMLLKKIQTAPNLLWNELLSWLFIQQKDYKKAFVQEKAIFKRQLESLDRIEELANIAYNQNQNDIATSVFQFIIENTQDIDDKIRAHYNIITIETKKATTKDYVALNEKYLSLLDLYGRNRRTLDLQIAYAHFLAFNLNRIEEAITFLKESLPLGLSDFQLAQVKLELGDILVLEEKFNEALIYYTQIQHSLKNSTISQLARFKVAKTSYYKGDFKWAESQLKVLKKSTSQLTANDALDLKLLISDNKAEDSLQTALKIYAKADLLAFQNKKEEAITLLSTILKAYKTEVIVPQTLLKQAQLLEEKGAYNKAKDNYELLIRDFKDSILMDDALYALAEIYTNKLGLPEKAKPLYETILFEYADSIYFVEARKKFRALRGDALN